The Ruminococcaceae bacterium BL-4 region AGGACCGTATCAAAATCAATTCCGTGTCCCGCATCTCCAGCGAGGGATTCCCCGCTTAGCTTTAAAAGAACGCGTTTATATTTTGGCTGCATTTTTAACACTCCTATTTTTTGTATTTCAGCAGGTCATACTTTTTTATATTTTACAATATGTGGCCCGGCTTGTAAAGACTTTTACCTCATCCGGTTAAAATTACGTTTGTTTTGAAAAGCTGGAACACTTTTTTGATCAATTGCATAGACTGGGAATAAACGAAACAGCAAGGAGGTCATTTTATGCTGACTGCACTCTTCGGCGGCATCTTGTCCGGGATCCTTTTTCTGGTTCTTCACGTTACAGGCAACGGAACATTTCCAAGAGCACTCTCTTATGCAGAAGAGCAAGACTGCCTCAAAAGGATGGCGCAGGGAGATCCCAGCGCCCGGCAAAAACTAATCGAACATAATCTTCGTCTGGTCGCACATATTATCAAAAAGTACTACAGCAGTTCTGCGGATCAAGATGATTTGATTTCCATTGGCACAATCGGCCTCATTAAAGCGATCAATACTTTTAAGCCGGAAAAAGGGATTAAACTTTCAAGTTACGCCGCAAGATGTGTAGAAAATGAAATTTTAATGTATTTTCGTTCTCTTCGAAAAACTGCCCAGGACATCTCCATGAACGAACCCATTGACAGTGACAAAGACGGTGGTCAACTGACTTTGTGCGACGTAATGGCTTCCGACCACAGCATTGCAGAAGACCTCGACGGAAAGATGCAATCAGAACAGCTTCACGCTTACATAAAGAAAGCTTTAACCCCGCGGGAACAAACGATCGTCTGCCTGCGGTACGGCCTCCAGAACCACAAGCCGCTGACACAGCGGGAAGTCGCTAAAAGGCTGGGAATTTCAAGAAGTTATGTCAGCCGCATTGAAAAAAAAGCACTGGAAAAACTAAAATCTCGATTTGAAGAAGTTGGCATCAAAAGTTAAAACGGTCTGTTGACCCGCTTAAAATTGCCGGGTCAACAGACCGTTTCTCGTTTTAATACTCCCCATTCTTTTCCAGATACTGTTCCATTTTTTTCAGGCGTTCTTCATTCTGCTTTTTATTGTGTGCACTAAGAAGCCCTACTAGTATCTCAAGATTCATTTCAAGGCTAGCATAAGAATTATAAAAAGAAAAGTTTTCGCCGCTGCTGACCAATACGACCGCCGCTCCCTGTGCAATCGGAGAAGCATAGCTGTCCGTCATTGCAATCACTTTTGTATGTGCTTCCTTCGCCATTTTCACTGCAAAAATAGTAGAATTTGAATATCTCTCAAAGGCGATTGCAACAAGCACATCCTTCTCATTTAAATCCGACAGAGTATCCACCATTGGCAAAGTCCCATTAACGACCTGAACGTGGGGGCGAATACAGGAAAGCATCACTCCAAACGACTGCGCAAATCCAGC contains the following coding sequences:
- the sigK gene encoding RNA polymerase sigma-28 factor, translated to MLTALFGGILSGILFLVLHVTGNGTFPRALSYAEEQDCLKRMAQGDPSARQKLIEHNLRLVAHIIKKYYSSSADQDDLISIGTIGLIKAINTFKPEKGIKLSSYAARCVENEILMYFRSLRKTAQDISMNEPIDSDKDGGQLTLCDVMASDHSIAEDLDGKMQSEQLHAYIKKALTPREQTIVCLRYGLQNHKPLTQREVAKRLGISRSYVSRIEKKALEKLKSRFEEVGIKS